In Methylacidiphilum infernorum V4, a single window of DNA contains:
- a CDS encoding sigma-70 family RNA polymerase sigma factor — protein sequence MDNNDSALKLYLREISQIPLLTKEKEVELAKRIQQGDQEARRQMIQANLRLVVKIAHDYANSGLPLPDLISEGNIGLMKAVDRFDPSKGGKLSTYAAWWIKQSIKRALANQSKTIRLPVHLVDKIAKMRRVAMQLSEILGRDPTDEELAEELGMSTTKVAELRTIAIRPASLDATVGEEEDGTALGELVKDESAASPDQSVLDQNLKNTIMELLPKLDERERKILSLRFGLEGNEQMTLEEIGKEFHVTRERIRQLQNIALRKIRKELEKQEKGKNRFPTKQPLKTE from the coding sequence ATGGATAATAACGATTCTGCACTCAAGCTTTATTTAAGGGAAATAAGTCAAATTCCCCTCTTAACAAAGGAAAAAGAGGTGGAATTGGCTAAAAGAATACAACAAGGCGATCAAGAGGCAAGACGCCAAATGATCCAAGCCAACCTACGCCTTGTTGTTAAAATAGCCCATGACTATGCCAATAGCGGGCTGCCTCTTCCCGATTTGATCTCGGAAGGGAACATCGGTCTTATGAAAGCTGTAGACCGCTTTGATCCTTCAAAAGGAGGAAAACTCAGCACTTATGCTGCATGGTGGATCAAACAGTCGATCAAAAGAGCTTTAGCGAATCAAAGCAAGACGATTCGACTCCCGGTTCATCTTGTTGACAAGATAGCCAAGATGAGGAGAGTTGCCATGCAACTGTCCGAAATTCTTGGAAGAGACCCAACGGATGAAGAACTGGCTGAAGAATTGGGCATGTCCACTACGAAGGTTGCTGAGCTCAGAACAATAGCCATAAGACCAGCTTCTCTTGATGCTACCGTCGGTGAAGAAGAAGATGGGACTGCTTTAGGTGAGCTCGTCAAGGATGAATCTGCAGCAAGTCCCGACCAGTCTGTTCTCGATCAAAACCTTAAAAATACCATCATGGAATTGCTTCCTAAGCTCGACGAGAGAGAGAGAAAAATATTAAGTCTTAGGTTTGGTTTGGAAGGCAACGAACAGATGACATTAGAGGAAATTGGCAAGGAATTTCACGTTACCCGGGAAAGAATTCGGCAACTTCAAAATATTGCTTTACGAAAAATTCGAAAGGAGCTAGAAAAACAAGAAAAAGGAAAGAACCGTTTCCCAACAAAACAACCCTTAAAAACGGAATAA
- a CDS encoding L,D-transpeptidase family protein, with the protein MRIQSKNRVWILGITTLSVFLIFSLFLLYLADKIEKMLQKKFPIQQLITVVVPSSNVFEGYMRFFQRIGEGEQWIADSDFVPVLIGRNGLSWGKGLHEPQQGEQKKEGDGKTPAGIFNLGLIMGIADELPPGSQWPLYHKKTSLDAWVEDPTLAHYNHLVTIQDSTSPPDWFEKQRLRIEDPHLEWMVFIEHNYPDSIPGLGSAIFLHERYGEHVPTSGCVAMQKEKLVELIRWISYSSKPKIVILSVPDYARLQSPWDLPPLYLAFPHPPLIVNQAKQ; encoded by the coding sequence ATGAGGATTCAATCTAAAAACCGGGTTTGGATTTTGGGCATAACGACCCTCTCCGTATTCCTGATTTTTTCTCTTTTCCTTTTATATCTTGCCGATAAGATCGAAAAGATGTTGCAGAAAAAATTCCCCATCCAACAGCTCATTACCGTTGTCGTTCCTTCTTCAAATGTTTTTGAAGGTTACATGAGATTTTTTCAAAGAATTGGCGAGGGGGAACAATGGATTGCTGATTCGGATTTTGTTCCTGTTCTCATTGGTAGAAACGGCTTAAGTTGGGGAAAAGGTCTGCACGAGCCCCAGCAAGGGGAACAGAAAAAAGAAGGGGATGGGAAAACCCCTGCAGGAATTTTCAACTTGGGGCTGATCATGGGCATTGCCGACGAGTTACCTCCTGGAAGCCAGTGGCCTCTCTATCACAAGAAGACCTCCCTGGATGCCTGGGTGGAAGATCCAACGCTTGCACACTACAACCATCTCGTCACTATTCAAGATAGCACTTCTCCTCCAGATTGGTTTGAAAAACAGAGGTTGAGGATAGAAGATCCTCACTTAGAATGGATGGTCTTTATAGAACATAATTATCCGGATTCTATACCCGGACTAGGGAGTGCTATTTTTCTTCATGAACGCTATGGAGAACATGTTCCTACTTCAGGTTGCGTGGCGATGCAAAAAGAGAAGTTAGTCGAACTGATCCGGTGGATATCCTATTCTTCCAAGCCCAAAATTGTTATCCTTTCGGTCCCGGATTATGCCAGATTGCAAAGTCCATGGGATCTTCCTCCTCTCTATTTAGCCTTTCCTCATCCTCCTTTAATCGTGAATCAAGCCAAGCAATAA
- the lpxA gene encoding acyl-ACP--UDP-N-acetylglucosamine O-acyltransferase, with product MIHPTAIVSSKAEIGKNVSIGPWAIVEEGCFIGDESEIRAHAVITGCSYIGQRNQIGYGAIIGAEPQDVSFKGGSSSVLIGNDNIIREYVTIHRGSAQSSITKIGNGCFLMAGSHVAHNCLLEDQVVLVNNVLLAGYVHVERKAFLGGAAVVHQHVRIGELTMTRGQTRIGKDLPPYFMAVDTNEVSGINRVGLKRAGISEEIRRKIEEAYKILYFKGLNVSQALEMIENISDCSEIKKLVAFIRSTKRGICLARKKKITEEE from the coding sequence ATGATCCATCCAACGGCGATTGTTAGTTCTAAGGCCGAAATCGGCAAAAATGTATCCATCGGCCCATGGGCAATTGTTGAAGAAGGCTGTTTTATTGGTGATGAATCGGAGATTAGGGCTCATGCGGTAATTACCGGCTGCAGCTACATTGGACAAAGAAACCAGATCGGTTATGGAGCCATCATTGGGGCAGAACCGCAGGATGTTTCCTTTAAAGGGGGTAGTTCTTCCGTGCTTATCGGCAATGACAATATTATTCGTGAATATGTGACCATACACCGGGGTTCGGCTCAATCCTCGATTACAAAAATCGGTAACGGTTGTTTTTTGATGGCGGGCAGTCATGTTGCCCATAACTGCTTGTTGGAAGATCAAGTTGTTCTCGTTAACAACGTGCTGCTTGCCGGTTACGTTCACGTGGAAAGGAAAGCGTTTTTAGGAGGAGCAGCGGTAGTCCATCAACATGTCAGAATAGGGGAGTTAACCATGACTCGGGGGCAGACCCGCATTGGGAAAGACCTTCCTCCCTATTTCATGGCTGTGGATACCAACGAGGTTTCCGGAATTAATCGAGTAGGATTAAAAAGGGCGGGGATATCCGAAGAAATAAGAAGAAAAATAGAAGAGGCGTATAAAATTCTTTACTTTAAAGGACTTAACGTTTCACAAGCTTTGGAGATGATTGAGAATATCAGCGACTGCTCCGAGATAAAAAAACTCGTGGCTTTCATCCGGAGCACGAAAAGAGGAATTTGCCTAGCCCGAAAGAAAAAAATAACCGAGGAAGAATAA
- a CDS encoding complex I subunit 1/NuoH family protein: MNDAMVIFIVSTLVKIILVVGILLGVVAYTVLAERKICAAIQDRVGPNRVGLPFLKSRLWGLGQPIADAFKLMLKEQFVPRVVKKFYYSLAPFFVIVPPLIIIGFIPFASIDPVTLSSLKIIIPQPGVIINSGTGVLWAFAISSLSVYGIVLAGWSSNSKYAFLGGIRSTAQMISYEVALGFSIIPVFLLTGSLNFSEIVQYQIEHGWLLFPFLGKHPDFRLFVFWPFLFLSFLIFMVALFAETNRAPFDLPESEQELVAGYNTEYGGMKFGMFFLGEYAAMIAASSLIITLFLGGWSLPFGWLSEGKSLGVILLQALVFLLKILIFLFLFIWVRWTLPRFRYDQLMNLGWKIFLPLAMVNIGCVATLLAFIKSP, from the coding sequence ATGAACGACGCAATGGTTATTTTTATTGTCAGTACCCTTGTTAAAATCATCCTGGTAGTAGGGATACTCTTGGGTGTTGTGGCTTATACGGTTTTGGCCGAGAGGAAAATTTGTGCGGCTATCCAGGATAGAGTGGGGCCTAACCGGGTGGGACTTCCTTTTTTAAAAAGCCGTCTTTGGGGGTTGGGGCAACCTATTGCTGATGCCTTCAAGCTCATGCTTAAAGAACAATTTGTTCCTCGTGTTGTAAAAAAATTTTATTATTCTCTAGCCCCTTTTTTTGTCATTGTTCCCCCCTTGATTATTATCGGGTTCATTCCCTTTGCTTCCATAGATCCGGTTACCCTTTCTTCTTTAAAAATAATTATACCTCAACCAGGGGTAATTATCAATTCGGGAACCGGGGTTCTCTGGGCGTTTGCCATTAGTTCGCTCAGCGTTTATGGGATTGTTCTGGCCGGATGGTCTTCTAATTCAAAATATGCTTTTCTTGGAGGGATACGGTCTACCGCCCAGATGATCTCTTATGAGGTGGCTTTGGGCTTTTCGATCATTCCCGTTTTTCTTTTAACGGGCAGTTTGAATTTTTCAGAAATTGTTCAGTACCAGATTGAACACGGCTGGTTGCTCTTTCCTTTTCTGGGTAAACATCCAGATTTTCGACTGTTTGTCTTTTGGCCCTTTCTTTTTCTTTCTTTTTTGATTTTTATGGTGGCTTTGTTTGCAGAAACGAACCGCGCTCCCTTTGATCTCCCCGAAAGCGAACAGGAACTTGTCGCGGGATATAATACCGAGTACGGAGGCATGAAATTCGGCATGTTTTTCTTGGGGGAATATGCCGCGATGATTGCGGCCAGTTCTTTGATCATCACCTTATTTCTCGGAGGGTGGAGCTTGCCTTTTGGTTGGTTATCTGAAGGGAAAAGTCTTGGAGTCATTTTGCTCCAGGCCCTTGTTTTCTTGTTAAAAATACTGATTTTTTTGTTTCTCTTCATATGGGTTCGATGGACGTTACCGCGCTTTAGGTACGACCAACTCATGAATCTGGGCTGGAAGATTTTTCTTCCCTTGGCAATGGTGAACATCGGATGTGTAGCCACTCTCTTGGCTTTCATTAAATCTCCCTAA
- the hflX gene encoding GTPase HflX, translating to MIATVEEARLERGILVGLDRGERDFEESFKELAQLASSAGAVIVERLVQKMSSPTAPYYIGKGKAKEIAEICRQKKVSFVLFNEELSPIQCRNLSSLFGCKVLDRTQLILDIFAQRAKTREGKLQIELAQLLYLLPRLTRLWTHLSRQTGGIGTRGPGETQLEVDRRRILEKIHRLKKELEEVKKTRFIQRSSRQKFPWPTACLVGYTNAGKSTLFNRLTNAHVLVEDKLFATLDPTIRLFEFSGGYKIFLSDTVGFIQKLPHHLIESFKATLEEVTEADLLIHLVDVSHPWAETQINEVNKVLEQIGAIHKPTILVWNKIDLVNTSGLIKRRIEEYPGSVPISAATGFGCENLLVKIEEWLKSQRRFLSLKLPLERTDIVAKLHRIGSGIVTDYQPDGIWVYGWIPLSLSSFLEQFDGAAGVYRNGISESH from the coding sequence ATGATTGCAACAGTTGAAGAGGCAAGACTGGAAAGAGGAATTCTTGTTGGGCTGGATAGAGGGGAAAGAGATTTTGAAGAATCTTTTAAGGAATTAGCGCAGTTAGCCTCTTCTGCAGGAGCAGTGATCGTTGAAAGACTGGTCCAGAAGATGTCTTCTCCCACTGCTCCTTATTATATCGGTAAAGGAAAGGCAAAAGAGATCGCCGAAATTTGCAGGCAAAAAAAGGTTTCTTTCGTGCTTTTCAACGAGGAGCTTTCACCTATCCAGTGTCGGAACTTAAGTTCTCTTTTCGGCTGCAAAGTTCTTGATAGGACACAGCTCATTTTAGATATATTTGCGCAAAGGGCGAAAACCAGGGAAGGGAAACTTCAAATTGAATTAGCCCAACTGCTCTATCTTCTTCCCCGATTGACTCGGTTGTGGACCCATCTTTCCCGCCAAACGGGGGGCATTGGCACACGGGGACCTGGAGAAACCCAACTTGAGGTTGACAGGCGGCGCATACTGGAAAAGATCCATAGGCTCAAAAAAGAGCTTGAGGAAGTAAAAAAAACGCGTTTTATCCAAAGAAGCAGTCGGCAAAAATTTCCATGGCCTACGGCTTGTCTTGTAGGGTATACGAATGCGGGAAAATCGACTTTGTTTAACCGCCTGACTAATGCCCATGTTTTAGTCGAGGATAAGCTTTTTGCAACCTTGGACCCTACTATCAGGCTTTTCGAATTCTCGGGCGGATATAAAATATTTTTGTCGGATACTGTTGGTTTTATTCAAAAATTGCCCCATCATTTGATTGAATCCTTTAAAGCCACATTGGAAGAGGTTACAGAAGCTGACTTATTGATACACCTTGTAGATGTTTCTCATCCGTGGGCTGAAACCCAGATTAACGAAGTCAACAAGGTCTTGGAACAGATTGGGGCCATTCACAAACCGACCATCTTGGTTTGGAATAAGATCGATTTGGTCAATACGAGCGGATTGATCAAGAGAAGGATCGAAGAATATCCAGGAAGTGTCCCCATTTCGGCGGCAACGGGGTTTGGATGTGAAAATCTATTGGTTAAAATCGAAGAATGGTTAAAATCCCAAAGACGGTTTCTTTCTTTAAAGTTACCCCTTGAAAGAACAGATATTGTTGCAAAATTGCACCGTATCGGTTCGGGAATCGTGACTGATTACCAACCCGATGGAATTTGGGTATACGGCTGGATACCCCTTTCTCTTAGCTCTTTTTTAGAACAATTTGATGGGGCTGCGGGGGTATATCGAAACGGTATCTCTGAAAGTCATTAA
- the cysK gene encoding cysteine synthase A, with translation MLIFPSIIQTIGRTPLVRLNKLTKDLEAEVVIKCEFFNPLSSVKDRIGIAMIEQAEREGKIDTKTTIIEPTSGNTGIALAFVAAAKGYPLILTMPESMSIERRTLLALLGARLILTPAQLGMRGAVEKAMEIASKMEKSWIPQQFENPANPEIHRKTTAEEIWNDTNGKVDIFVSGVGTGGTITGVSEVIKKRKPSLYSVAVEPSASPVITQTLRGEPLKPGPHKIQGIGAGFVPKNLNLKIIDEVFTVSDQEAIATAQRLASEEGILAGISSGATVFAALEIAKRKENKGKLIVAIAASTGERYLSTALAEQAKKFAGGII, from the coding sequence ATGCTCATTTTCCCTTCTATCATTCAAACCATTGGGAGAACCCCCCTTGTCCGCTTAAACAAATTGACCAAGGATCTTGAAGCCGAGGTAGTCATAAAATGCGAATTTTTTAACCCTCTAAGCAGCGTCAAAGATCGCATTGGCATTGCGATGATCGAGCAAGCGGAAAGAGAAGGTAAAATCGATACAAAGACTACTATCATCGAGCCTACTTCTGGAAACACAGGCATTGCCCTTGCTTTCGTGGCCGCAGCAAAAGGCTATCCCCTTATTTTAACCATGCCTGAAAGTATGAGCATAGAACGCAGGACTCTTTTAGCCCTGCTCGGGGCTAGGCTCATACTCACTCCTGCACAACTAGGGATGAGAGGAGCGGTCGAAAAAGCGATGGAAATCGCATCGAAAATGGAAAAGAGTTGGATTCCTCAGCAATTTGAAAATCCCGCAAACCCGGAAATCCATAGGAAAACTACGGCTGAAGAGATCTGGAACGATACCAACGGCAAAGTCGATATTTTTGTTTCAGGAGTCGGAACCGGAGGCACCATCACGGGAGTAAGTGAAGTGATTAAAAAAAGAAAACCTTCATTATATTCGGTTGCCGTAGAACCCTCGGCCTCCCCGGTCATTACTCAAACTCTTCGCGGAGAACCCTTAAAACCCGGCCCCCATAAAATTCAAGGTATTGGAGCGGGCTTTGTCCCCAAGAATTTAAATCTCAAAATCATTGACGAGGTTTTTACTGTTTCTGACCAAGAAGCGATTGCTACAGCTCAAAGACTTGCTTCCGAGGAAGGGATCCTAGCGGGAATTTCTTCCGGAGCGACTGTTTTTGCTGCTTTAGAAATTGCAAAACGCAAGGAAAACAAAGGAAAATTAATCGTAGCTATAGCCGCTAGTACCGGTGAAAGGTACTTGAGTACCGCCCTTGCAGAACAAGCAAAAAAATTTGCCGGAGGAATAATTTAA
- a CDS encoding metallophosphoesterase family protein — MKIALLSDIHGNKEALESVLEDLEDKRIDKVLCLGDIVGYGADPSFCLRTIRERSDTILLGNHDYYCSVPQLPEEIASRLNPLALDAINMTRKMLSEEEKRFLISLPLIWEQEELMATHASFRDPKSWRYLLSGEEAKENFDAYPFRIGFLGHTHIVTLFVQNTDCSVYQFRFKRLFLKKNLRFLLNVGSVGQPRDGDPRAAFVVYDTESYEAIVYRIAYDIEKAALKIKNAGLPLQLAERLKWGV, encoded by the coding sequence ATGAAAATAGCTTTGTTAAGCGATATTCATGGAAACAAAGAGGCCCTGGAATCGGTTCTTGAAGATCTAGAGGATAAAAGAATAGATAAGGTTTTATGCCTGGGAGACATTGTTGGGTATGGAGCTGACCCTTCCTTTTGCTTGCGAACGATAAGAGAGCGTTCCGATACGATATTGTTAGGCAATCATGATTACTACTGTTCTGTTCCTCAACTGCCGGAAGAAATAGCAAGCAGGCTCAATCCCTTAGCCCTTGATGCGATCAATATGACGAGGAAAATGCTTTCGGAAGAAGAAAAACGGTTTTTAATTTCTCTTCCCTTGATTTGGGAACAAGAAGAGTTGATGGCTACCCATGCCAGTTTTCGTGACCCTAAAAGCTGGCGATACCTTTTATCGGGCGAAGAGGCAAAAGAAAATTTTGACGCTTATCCTTTTCGCATTGGATTTTTGGGACATACCCATATTGTTACTTTGTTTGTGCAAAATACGGATTGTTCTGTCTACCAATTTCGATTTAAAAGGTTATTTCTTAAAAAAAATCTCCGTTTTCTTCTCAACGTGGGTAGCGTGGGCCAACCCCGAGACGGTGATCCTAGGGCTGCATTTGTTGTTTACGATACTGAAAGTTACGAAGCCATTGTCTACAGGATTGCCTATGATATTGAAAAAGCCGCACTAAAGATAAAAAACGCAGGATTGCCCTTGCAATTGGCCGAAAGGCTTAAATGGGGCGTTTAA
- a CDS encoding adenine phosphoribosyltransferase, protein MTFVLSSSIERLKEKIRTIPDFPRPGVMFKDITPAIGEGQFFRLILTIFIARYQKKKIDKIAAIDARGFIFAGALAHALGVGIIPIRKKGKLPYKTYELHYKSEYGEEVLTIHQDAISKGENILIVDDVLATGNTARTAALLVEKCGGNLMELGFLAELSNLKGRERLFPFPCYSILQF, encoded by the coding sequence ATGACTTTTGTTTTAAGTAGCTCAATCGAAAGATTAAAGGAAAAAATTCGGACGATTCCCGATTTTCCCCGTCCCGGAGTAATGTTTAAGGATATTACCCCAGCCATTGGAGAAGGGCAGTTTTTCAGGCTAATCTTGACCATATTCATTGCCCGTTATCAAAAGAAAAAGATTGATAAAATAGCGGCAATTGATGCCCGAGGGTTTATTTTTGCAGGAGCCCTTGCTCATGCTCTTGGAGTAGGTATTATCCCCATTCGGAAGAAAGGGAAATTACCTTACAAAACCTATGAACTGCATTACAAAAGCGAGTATGGGGAAGAAGTCCTGACAATACACCAGGATGCCATATCCAAGGGTGAAAACATCTTGATTGTAGATGACGTTTTGGCCACGGGAAACACGGCGCGTACGGCAGCCTTGTTGGTAGAAAAATGCGGCGGAAACTTGATGGAACTGGGATTTCTTGCAGAGTTATCCAATTTAAAAGGCAGGGAAAGGCTCTTTCCCTTTCCCTGCTATTCGATCCTCCAGTTCTAA
- the miaA gene encoding tRNA (adenosine(37)-N6)-dimethylallyltransferase MiaA, with protein MVQDIKRAEIALDFKNKPVFFLVGSTGIGKTAIAHRIADEIGLSLLSIDSMQVYRKLDIGTAKPSLSERIRYRYGGIDLVDWKDSFNAFLFVQQACHYLAKEWENRRGVLAVGGCGLYFRAMTRGLCNAPPANLQLRTELEKMDRITLLERLTRIDPSAVAWVDCSNPRRIIRAIEVKETSGISLIEWQKKTTLPLVTPFLAFWIDRPQPEAEIRLRRRIKKMFERGWEEETLMLIEEGGMEAVEKCKAIGYKLIGQFLLQKRKNREELEEAIYRQQHGYAKRQKTWFKKEPSLCYYLLKNPEEEYRFIKSCIEKIAFFIRRNHQDFLY; from the coding sequence ATGGTTCAGGATATAAAAAGGGCGGAAATTGCTTTGGACTTCAAAAACAAGCCTGTTTTCTTTTTGGTAGGATCTACGGGTATAGGAAAGACTGCAATTGCTCATCGCATCGCCGATGAAATAGGTCTTTCTCTCTTGTCAATCGATTCGATGCAGGTTTACAGAAAACTCGATATTGGGACAGCGAAGCCCTCTCTTAGCGAACGGATCCGTTATCGTTATGGGGGGATCGATCTCGTCGATTGGAAAGATTCATTTAATGCCTTTCTATTTGTCCAGCAGGCTTGCCATTATTTAGCCAAAGAATGGGAAAACCGTCGCGGAGTTCTAGCCGTTGGCGGCTGTGGGTTATATTTCCGGGCGATGACCCGGGGTCTTTGTAATGCCCCTCCCGCCAATTTGCAGCTAAGAACAGAACTTGAAAAAATGGATAGGATAACCCTTCTTGAAAGGTTAACAAGGATTGATCCTTCGGCAGTTGCTTGGGTAGATTGTTCAAATCCCAGGAGAATCATAAGAGCGATAGAGGTGAAAGAAACTTCGGGTATTTCCCTGATCGAGTGGCAAAAAAAGACGACTTTACCTCTCGTTACTCCATTCCTTGCTTTCTGGATAGATCGACCTCAACCCGAAGCAGAAATCCGCCTGCGCCGTAGAATTAAAAAAATGTTTGAAAGGGGATGGGAGGAGGAGACTTTAATGCTGATTGAAGAGGGGGGAATGGAAGCTGTCGAAAAATGCAAGGCTATTGGGTACAAGCTCATCGGACAATTCTTGTTGCAAAAGAGAAAAAACCGGGAGGAACTTGAAGAGGCGATATACAGGCAACAACATGGCTATGCGAAGAGGCAAAAGACTTGGTTTAAAAAAGAACCTTCCTTATGTTATTACCTATTGAAAAATCCTGAAGAGGAGTATCGTTTTATCAAAAGTTGCATAGAAAAAATAGCTTTTTTTATTCGAAGAAATCACCAAGATTTTCTTTATTGA
- a CDS encoding diflavin oxidoreductase, with product MWEILLFFELYDDFRNFLFSFFCIRKFKKLEEPLELAPNDSINNISKLPEVAPLTILERAWISGYLAGIMEYAKAGAPLPSIPKWAPISETARQWAEQFIFNLLVFSPLPEEEKKEELSIAQTPPQTTIRIFYGSQTGNAEELAKRMGRKLQSVNFPVTVIDLADYKSVDLTKESYALFCVSTFGEGEPPDNAREFWEFLSSPQAPRLDNLKYALLALGDSAYPDFCQAGKNIDKRLEELGAQRIFPRIDCDVDYEESASKWIENVFEILPRTLQVNVGENRHVGELREEGPKTLASPSLAPKIPQAPFTKHNPFPSRVLENRRLTLMGSEKETRHIELSLEGSELCYLPGDAVGVYPTNWPVLVQEIIETLGYTGEEIVPTPSGENVPLREALYRYYEINSILDDFPKKGIGAVELVQNLRSLSPRYYSIASSPKVHEMELHLTVVVVRYIQHGRWRRGVCSNFLAEATPKVPIPIFIRPNPNFRLPADPSIPIIMIGPGTGIAPFRAFLQERAAIGAKGKNWLFFGEQHRSTDFFYQEELENYLKEGILTRLDTAFSRDQSYKIYVQHRMLEKAQEIWAWLQEGAFIYVCGDAHRMAKDVDIALHQICEKAGGLSKEKAQEYMQNLRSTKRYLRDVY from the coding sequence TTGTGGGAAATTTTACTTTTTTTTGAATTGTATGATGATTTTAGAAACTTTTTGTTTTCATTTTTTTGTATTAGAAAATTTAAAAAATTGGAGGAACCTTTAGAATTGGCACCGAACGACTCTATCAATAATATAAGTAAACTTCCCGAGGTGGCTCCGCTCACAATCCTCGAAAGAGCATGGATCAGCGGTTATTTAGCCGGTATAATGGAGTATGCCAAAGCAGGAGCTCCCCTTCCTTCTATTCCCAAGTGGGCTCCTATTTCAGAAACAGCCAGGCAATGGGCTGAACAATTTATATTCAATCTGCTTGTTTTCTCTCCCCTTCCGGAAGAAGAAAAAAAAGAAGAACTTTCAATTGCTCAAACTCCACCTCAAACAACGATTAGGATTTTTTATGGAAGTCAGACGGGAAATGCTGAAGAACTGGCAAAAAGGATGGGTAGAAAACTTCAATCCGTCAATTTTCCCGTAACCGTTATCGACCTTGCTGATTATAAAAGCGTGGATTTAACAAAAGAATCGTATGCATTGTTTTGTGTAAGTACTTTTGGGGAAGGGGAGCCTCCAGACAATGCACGGGAGTTCTGGGAATTTTTATCCTCCCCCCAAGCGCCAAGGCTGGATAATCTAAAGTATGCCCTGCTGGCCCTAGGAGATTCAGCCTATCCTGATTTTTGTCAAGCGGGTAAGAATATAGATAAAAGATTGGAAGAACTAGGTGCTCAACGAATTTTCCCGAGAATCGATTGTGACGTCGATTACGAAGAGTCGGCATCGAAATGGATTGAAAATGTTTTCGAAATATTACCTCGGACTTTACAGGTTAACGTTGGAGAAAATAGGCATGTAGGAGAATTAAGGGAAGAAGGTCCAAAAACCCTGGCCTCTCCCTCTCTTGCCCCAAAAATACCCCAAGCTCCCTTTACCAAGCACAATCCTTTCCCTTCCAGGGTGTTAGAGAACAGGCGGTTGACATTGATGGGGTCTGAGAAAGAGACAAGGCACATAGAACTTTCCTTGGAAGGCTCGGAACTTTGTTATCTACCTGGAGATGCGGTTGGAGTCTATCCAACAAACTGGCCTGTACTTGTCCAGGAAATTATAGAAACCTTGGGATATACGGGAGAAGAAATTGTCCCCACGCCAAGTGGTGAAAACGTTCCCTTGAGAGAGGCTCTTTATCGATATTATGAGATAAATTCTATACTGGATGACTTTCCTAAAAAAGGGATCGGGGCGGTTGAACTTGTTCAAAACTTGAGATCTCTTTCTCCAAGATACTACTCTATTGCTTCCAGTCCAAAAGTACACGAGATGGAACTCCACCTTACTGTTGTGGTTGTAAGGTATATTCAGCATGGCCGCTGGAGAAGAGGAGTATGTTCGAACTTTCTGGCTGAAGCTACACCCAAGGTGCCTATCCCGATCTTTATTCGGCCGAATCCTAATTTTAGGCTACCTGCCGATCCTTCGATCCCCATCATTATGATTGGACCCGGGACCGGGATTGCTCCCTTTAGAGCTTTTTTGCAGGAAAGGGCAGCAATAGGGGCGAAAGGAAAAAATTGGCTTTTTTTTGGAGAACAACACCGTTCTACGGATTTCTTTTATCAAGAGGAATTAGAAAATTATCTTAAAGAAGGCATATTGACTCGGCTTGATACCGCTTTTTCTCGTGATCAATCTTATAAAATTTATGTTCAGCACCGCATGCTCGAGAAGGCGCAAGAGATTTGGGCATGGCTTCAGGAGGGAGCTTTTATTTATGTGTGTGGAGATGCCCATAGGATGGCCAAGGACGTTGACATCGCGCTTCACCAGATATGCGAAAAGGCCGGAGGTCTCTCTAAAGAGAAAGCGCAAGAGTACATGCAGAATTTGCGCTCTACAAAAAGGTATTTACGTGACGTCTACTGA